The following coding sequences are from one Lolium rigidum isolate FL_2022 chromosome 6, APGP_CSIRO_Lrig_0.1, whole genome shotgun sequence window:
- the LOC124666838 gene encoding pectin acetylesterase 3-like, producing MDSPLLEMGKKMEMIKLFLVGLSILLGCTQAAAHGHESSGGRRRLAAAPNLPVPITLLTSAVNKGAVCIDGTPPAYHMDPGFGAGKNRWIIDLEGGGWCDSVAGCLYRKASRLGSSNLMDKQMYFAGILSSSPVDNPDFYNWNRVMIRYCDGASFAGEGYDARNRLYFRGQRIFNAAIQYFLSIGMASADKVLLTGTSAGALAVMLHCDQFSTFFAGRRTTVKCLADAGLFLDAVDVSGGRTLRSYYGRVIATHGVAQNLPKSCTARLDATSCFFPQNIIGSINTPIFLLNAAYDTWQIRESLAPNMADHNGAWRACKSNRLACDASQITFLQAFRGQMVATVQGFSGSKHSNGFFINSCFIHGQSENHATWNANGSPAIQNKDIGKSVGDWYFGRAEVKAIDCPYPCDNTCHHDM from the exons ATGGACAGCCCATTGTTGGAGATGGGGAAGAAGATGGAGATGATCAAGCTTTTTCTTGTGGGGCTTTCCATCCTCCTAGGGTGCACCCAGGCGGCCGCCCATGGGCACGAGAGCAGCGGTGGTAGGAGGAGGCTTGCGGCGGCACCCAACCTGCCGGTGCCTATCACCCTCCTCACATCGGCCGTCAACAAGGGAGCCG TGTGCATCGATGGGACACCACCGGCTTACCACATGGACCCGGGCTTCGGTGCAGGGAAGAACAGATGGATCATCGACCTAGAG GGAGGCGGCTGGTGCGACAGCGTGGCCGGATGCCTGTATCGCAAGGCGAGCCGCCTCGGGTCGTCAAATCTTATGGACAAGCAGATGTACTTCGCGGGCATCCTGAGCTCCAGCCCTGTCGACAACCCTG ATTTCTACAACTGGAACCGGGTGATGATCCGGTACTGCGACGGCGCGTCTTTCGCCGGCGAAGGCTATGACGCCCGCAACAGACTGTATTTCCGGGGCCAGCGCATCTTCAACGCCGCCATTCAGTACTTCCTCTCCATTGGGATGGCCTCCGCAGACAAAGTGCTGCTGACTGGTACCTCCGCTGGGGCGCTAGCGGTGATGCTGCATTGCGACCAGTTCAGCACCTTCTTCGCCGGCCGGAGAACCACCGTCAAGTGCCTCGCCGATGCAGGGCTCTTCCTCGACGC CGTGGACGTCTCCGGCGGCCGTACCTTGAGATCCTACTATGGGCGCGTCATAGCCACCCATGGAGTGGCTCAGAACCTGCCCAAGAGTTGCACTGCTCGTCTCGACGCCACATCG TGCTTCTTCCCACAAAATATAATCGGCAGCATAAATACCCCGATATTCCTGCTAAATGCGGCCTACGATACATGGCAG ATCCGGGAAAGCCTTGCACCAAACATGGCTGACCACAACGGCGCCTGGCGAGCCTGTAAGTCCAACCGCTTAGCCTGCGACGCATCCCAGATCACATTCTTGCAAG CTTTCAGGGGCCAGATGGTGGCGACTGTTCAAGGTTTCTCCGGTTCCAAGCACAGCAACGGGTTCTTCATAAACTCATGCTTCATTCACGGCCAGTCCGAGAACCATGCCACCTGGAACGCAAATGGCTCTCCTGCTATTCAAAACAAG GATATCGGGAAATCTGTGGGTGACTGGTACTTTGGGCGGGCGGAAGTGAAGGCCATCGATTGCCCCTACCCCTGCGACAATACATGCCATCACGACATGTGA